From Arachis stenosperma cultivar V10309 chromosome 2, arast.V10309.gnm1.PFL2, whole genome shotgun sequence, one genomic window encodes:
- the LOC130961415 gene encoding uncharacterized protein LOC130961415, with protein sequence MASIATHFSAFLLLFPVGLRRLHSSSSLYLHSPSQFRSKLWYLSDPKWKNLDLYALLITLPIASFSELFLFLSFSGHPSYRFSFFQQSFALLAFWFLILLIIVHEYNATSSLISETLVYVLGGVVFFMEYSVMETGVSGLAADVYGFIGWLALLCAGSCIYLSFKPSAFFAEFLLCCGLVFKGTWLLQGGFLLYTDALGLKGCKKISSLLLMSTQDDVVDVHCELEQDKARGFALVNFLFTLHALVVMVLAVGLVVVLGRNRSLRTGGGEGKGPLLSEIESTNIRMRALPELEIE encoded by the coding sequence ATGGCATCCATTGCGACCCATTTCTCAGCCTTTCTGTTACTCTTCCCAGTGGGCCTCCGCCGCTTGCACTCCTCCTCCTCCCTCTACCTCCACAGCCCTTCCCAATTCAGATCCAAGCTATGGTACCTCTCAGATCCCAAATGGAAGAATCTCGATCTCTACGCTCTCCTCATTACACTCCCGATCGCCTCATTCTCGGAgcttttcctcttcctctcctTCTCCGGCCACCCTTCTTACAGGTTCTCATTCTTCCAACAGTCTTTCGCGCTTCTCGCTTTCTGGTTTTTGATTCTCTTGATCATAGTCCACGAGTACAACGCCACGTCATCACTCATCAGTGAAACCCTTGTGTACGTTCTCGGCGGTGTTGTTTTCTTCATGGAGTATTCTGTTATGGAAACCGGCGTTTCAGGTCTCGCTGCTGACGTGTACGGATTCATAGGTTGGCTGGCTTTGCTTTGTGCCGGTTCTTGCATTTACTTGTCGTTTAAACCGTCTGCTTTTTTTGCGGAGTTCCTGTTGTGTTGCGGATTGGTCTTCAAGGGAACATGGTTGTTGCAAGGAGGGTTTTTGCTTTACACTGATGCTCTTGGATTGAAAGGGTGTAAGAAGATTTCCTCTTTGTTATTAATGTCAACTCAGGACGACGTAGTTGATGTGCATTGTGAGCTTGAGCAGGATAAGGCTAGGGGTTTTGCATTGGTGAATTTCCTGTTCACTCTTCATGCTCTTGTGGTGATGGTATTGGCTGTTGGGTTGGTTGTGGTTTTGGGAAGGAATAGGAGCTTGAGAACTGGTGGTGGGGAGGGGAAGGGGCCGTTGCTATCTGAGATTGAATCTACGAACATTCGGATGCGTGCCCTTCCCGAACTGGAGATCGAGTGA